One window from the genome of Nostoc sp. PCC 7120 = FACHB-418 encodes:
- a CDS encoding transposase, translated as MWNEYNNPRHIRTLNGVVELQLKIRRCQNKSCMRYKKAYRPEQEGSLALPQNEFGLDVIAYIGALRYQEHRSVPQIHTHLELKGICISKRTVTHLIDRYDELLSLWLKDHKRLKAIVANQGRVILAIDGMQPEIGHEVLWVIRDCLSGEILLAKTLLSSRNEDLVALLLEVANTLDVPIDGVVSDGQQSIRKAVGLALPKIAHGLCHYHYLKEAIKPIYEADRNAKKELKKKVRGLREIERSVTNEDKDLVTIIEDYCSAVRSSITNDGHPPLEASGLKLQENLTLIEQSLERMEKRSALPPPLVNLKHLLAKGLSATASLFSPVRVAYQWVDKASNILNNKIGLDAAGVKQSYQQLLTEMSQQKQKAGTLNTAIDNFIKTTHSYWSGLFHCYEIEDFPRTNNDLEHAFGMLRYHQRRCTGRKVAPSSLVIRGSVKLACAIATKLHSFTASDLAQVDIHTWLELRSQLQKHHKARIEQYRFRRDPKAYLANLESRLL; from the coding sequence ATGTGGAATGAATACAATAATCCTCGACATATAAGAACGCTAAATGGGGTAGTAGAACTACAGCTAAAAATTCGGCGATGTCAAAATAAGTCATGTATGCGGTATAAAAAAGCATATCGACCAGAGCAAGAAGGGTCACTCGCTCTACCACAGAACGAATTTGGTTTGGATGTGATTGCTTATATAGGAGCATTACGCTACCAGGAACATAGAAGTGTTCCTCAAATACACACTCACCTTGAATTAAAGGGTATATGTATAAGTAAACGAACGGTCACACACTTAATTGACAGATATGACGAGTTACTTTCTTTATGGCTAAAAGACCATAAAAGATTAAAAGCAATAGTGGCTAATCAAGGACGGGTGATATTAGCCATTGATGGGATGCAGCCAGAAATTGGACATGAGGTATTATGGGTAATTCGAGATTGTCTATCAGGAGAAATTTTACTTGCTAAAACTTTATTATCATCAAGGAATGAAGATTTAGTAGCGTTATTATTAGAAGTGGCTAATACACTGGATGTACCAATTGATGGAGTTGTTAGTGATGGACAACAATCAATTCGTAAAGCTGTTGGGTTAGCATTACCTAAAATTGCTCATGGTTTATGTCATTACCATTACCTGAAAGAAGCAATTAAACCCATATATGAGGCGGATAGAAATGCAAAAAAGGAATTGAAAAAAAAAGTTAGAGGATTACGAGAAATTGAACGTAGTGTTACCAATGAAGATAAGGATTTGGTGACTATTATTGAAGATTATTGCTCGGCAGTCCGTAGTTCTATAACCAATGATGGACATCCACCGTTAGAGGCATCTGGATTAAAGTTACAAGAAAATTTGACTTTGATAGAACAAAGCTTAGAAAGGATGGAAAAAAGAAGTGCTTTACCACCACCTTTAGTTAACCTAAAACACCTTCTAGCTAAGGGATTATCTGCTACTGCATCTTTATTTTCACCTGTGAGGGTTGCATATCAGTGGGTTGATAAAGCTAGTAATATTCTCAACAATAAAATAGGTCTTGATGCTGCTGGGGTCAAACAAAGTTATCAGCAACTGTTGACAGAAATGTCTCAACAAAAGCAGAAAGCTGGTACCCTGAACACTGCAATCGATAACTTTATAAAAACCACCCACAGCTACTGGTCTGGACTTTTTCATTGTTATGAAATTGAAGATTTTCCTAGAACTAATAATGACTTAGAACACGCTTTTGGTATGCTACGTTATCATCAACGTCGTTGTACCGGTCGTAAGGTTGCCCCCTCATCTCTCGTTATTCGTGGTTCTGTCAAACTTGCCTGTGCGATAGCTACTAAGCTTCATTCTTTTACCGCATCTGATTTAGCACAAGTTGATATTCATACTTGGCTCGAATTACGCTCTCAATTGCAAAAACACCACAAAGCCAGAATTGAACAGTATCGATTTCGCAGAGACCCCAAGGCTTACTTGGCTAATCTAGAGAGTCGTCTTCTCTAG
- a CDS encoding alpha/beta hydrolase, with amino-acid sequence MIFLPQPSSYLDTQEIKKLKSGGETKISAVHLVNPTAKYTIIYAHGNAEDLGEIRQFLEQLRDLGFNVLAYDYRGYGTSAGRPTENNAYQDIDAAYNYLTKDLKILPKNIIVFGRSVGGGSAVDLAARQPVGGLIIESTFTSAFQVVVPIKILPFDKFNNLEKIKKVNCPVLIMHGQADEIIPFTHAQKLYAASPSPKLKLWVDNASHNDFYGVAGQRYKNILREFTNLVSSSQKS; translated from the coding sequence ATGATTTTCTTGCCTCAACCATCTAGCTATCTTGATACTCAAGAAATCAAGAAGCTCAAGAGTGGGGGAGAAACGAAAATTTCAGCAGTTCATTTAGTGAATCCTACAGCTAAGTACACAATTATTTATGCTCATGGGAATGCAGAAGATTTAGGCGAGATTAGACAATTTCTAGAACAATTAAGAGACTTAGGGTTCAATGTGTTGGCTTATGATTATCGGGGTTACGGTACAAGCGCAGGAAGACCTACGGAAAATAACGCTTATCAAGATATTGATGCAGCTTACAACTATTTAACCAAAGATTTAAAAATACTACCAAAGAATATTATTGTTTTTGGACGTTCAGTGGGAGGAGGTTCAGCAGTAGATTTGGCGGCTCGGCAGCCAGTAGGAGGTTTAATTATAGAAAGTACCTTTACTTCGGCTTTTCAAGTTGTAGTACCAATAAAAATTTTGCCATTTGATAAATTCAATAATTTAGAAAAAATCAAAAAGGTGAACTGTCCAGTATTAATTATGCACGGTCAAGCTGATGAGATAATTCCTTTTACTCATGCACAAAAGTTGTATGCAGCTTCCCCGTCACCAAAGTTGAAATTATGGGTAGATAACGCCAGCCATAATGATTTTTATGGGGTAGCTGGTCAAAGATATAAAAATATTTTGAGAGAATTTACTAATTTAGTGTCAAGCTCTCAAAAATCTTAG
- a CDS encoding class I SAM-dependent methyltransferase, translated as MDNKEQQILCSWAINADSWTRVVEQKLLESRVLVTDNAILEAFVELKLGTFLDIGCGEGWLCRELWKRGFDGWGVDAIAQMVETARSQGDERFVVSSYRDLPLQSFGSIKQFDCFICNFSLLGENTLSEIAQASQSLLKPNGKIIIQTLHPHIAGGELPYENGWRETNWQGIGNEEFHPAPWYFRTVSSWIEEFHRRNYRLLRLIEPIHPKTNSCASILFIFERQS; from the coding sequence ATGGACAATAAAGAACAACAAATTCTCTGTTCATGGGCGATAAATGCCGACTCTTGGACGCGCGTAGTTGAGCAAAAGCTTCTAGAGAGCCGTGTTCTAGTTACAGACAACGCTATATTAGAAGCCTTTGTTGAACTGAAACTAGGAACGTTCTTAGATATAGGGTGTGGTGAAGGTTGGTTGTGCCGGGAACTATGGAAGCGTGGGTTTGACGGCTGGGGAGTAGACGCTATTGCCCAAATGGTGGAAACAGCACGCTCCCAAGGGGATGAGCGCTTTGTTGTCAGTTCCTACCGTGATTTGCCCTTACAGAGCTTTGGCAGCATAAAACAGTTTGACTGCTTCATCTGTAACTTTTCTCTTCTGGGAGAAAACACCCTATCTGAGATAGCCCAGGCGAGTCAAAGCTTGCTAAAGCCTAACGGCAAAATAATTATTCAAACACTCCACCCTCACATAGCTGGTGGTGAGTTGCCATACGAGAATGGATGGCGCGAGACTAACTGGCAAGGAATAGGAAACGAAGAATTTCACCCGGCCCCTTGGTACTTTAGAACAGTCTCATCATGGATTGAGGAATTTCATCGGCGCAATTACCGATTACTCAGGTTAATCGAACCTATTCACCCAAAGACCAACTCCTGTGCCTCAATATTATTCATCTTTGAACGACAGTCATAG